The DNA window GTCAGATAGTGCAGCTGGTACGATTCTAGCTTTGCATCGGCTGCAAGACAGTACAGAAAGTCCGCCAACAGCCGCAGCTCGTCCGTTCGGCACACATTCATTTTGAAATCTTCGTACAGCAGATGGAACATTTGCAGTATATCCGGGATGTATGGATAAAGGCTGTTTACCTCGTGCGTTTGATATGGTCGACCACCACCATTACCGGCCGAAGTCGATTTCGGACGCACTGGGACACCCGCAAATGGATTTTCTGTAGCGTGACGTCCCAGAAACTCCCAATCGGCCGTTTGACCGTGTGAGTTTTCACCCCGGCGTCGTTTCTTTGGTTCATCGGTGCATGTGCAGCTACCCGCGTCAGCCGGCTGATGCCCGCCAGGCGATACCCGATCATCCGCATCCGGTGGCCCAATCGGACGGCCCATCATCGTGAACAGCAGCGTACAGAATAGATCCCATTCCTGATGGGCACTAAACCCGGCATGCGATCCCGGAACGTTGCGTGTACCGTACCAGTGGATAAGAAAATCATGCACCACCGCAATCGGTAATGTGTGGCGCATCACCTTCAGACAGATAAGCACGAGCTGCGATTCAGCAACCGGTGCCAATGCTAACCGCAACAGTCGATCGTCTTCCAGCATCAGTGTAAAGCGCGATCCGGTCGCATCACACAACTTTGCGATCGTTCGCGTATCGATGACCGTGCGTACGTGCGTGCTGGAGGAATACTTTGGTTTCGTACCGGTCGCAACCGATTCGGACAGTACGGCGGGCCGCACCGGTGATAGTAGATGAATTTCCTCCTCAAACTTCCCATCCGCGACGGATACGTTCGGCAGCAGTGTGCTACGGCGTGGAAAACCTTCCAGCAGCGGTGCAGTACCAGCTGACCCGGTGCCGGGCGTGCTGCTCGAGGCTTGATTTGTACGGCCCGGTATAAAGGATGTTCTTGGCGGTTGACCGAAACTGGCCGTGCTCGGCAGGAAACAGTCACTGCGCAGCCCTGTTACATGTAGCTTACCGACCGCGATATGGCCACTGTACAGCACCAACCTGCCCGATGGTTCGAGCACCACGATCATGTTGATGTGTTCGAGCGAAACGGCCGAACGGGCCGGTACCATGTAGCTGCCGCATACGCTCAAGTTGCTTTCGTTATACTGAACGAGCGTTAGACGGCAGGCACGGGATTGAATGAAGCAGATGTAATTGTTACCCGCAAGATCGGTATGTAAAAATCCTTCCGAACCCATCTCTCCGTCCACCgatctaaaataaaatattaaaaaaaaaataaataaaagtaaaagctAAAATCGTCGattatgaataattaaaaaaacacattacctCCACGATGAAGTGGATGTTAGTCCGTGTACGTAGTTGCTAGCTGCGTCAACGGTCCACATGTGTTCCAGGCAGAATTGTGGTGCTAGCGAGGTGCTGCGCGATTCCGGCTGCTCGAGAACAATACCATTACGATCCTCACCGATGCGTGTTGGTGGATCGCAGAACGGATTATTGCCGAACGGGATGGAATTGATCCAAGACGATACAGTCGAACCGAACGTATGTTCCAGCTTCGTACTAGTGCCCAACAGCTTCGTCTGCGTTTGTCTGTGTTCGGTGGTTGATTCGTGTCCGACATCCGCGGCCGGCAGATTGCTGTTATCGTCTTCCAACTCCGTATCGGCAATGTTGTCTATGCATTCTATCATGTCAATCTCCTCTTGGCCGGCTTCCCGCAGCTTGTACACATAGTGTTTGCCGCTTATTTCCTCGTACAGCAGCACGAGCGATACACGTTCACTGGAGAATACGACACGATAATTCGGTGTATCCAAGAAACCATATTTTGAACCAACCGCCAACAGCACTGGTTTCATTTCTTCCAGCGGAAAGGTTAAGGTAAACAAGCGGGGCCACGGTACACCTTCCCGGCTTATCGTCACGGAATGGTTTACGCTACGCTCAAGCATTATACCATCCGGTATCATCCAGACAGCCGATACCGGACACTGCAGCATTGCTTTGTACGTCTCACCACCCTCGAGGAATACATGTATCGTGTCCTTATCGATCAAACAGATAGCGCTCTGGTCGGTATCGGGCTTCCCCGGTAGAGTCGTATCCGGCCGGATAAACCGTCTCGGGCAGAAAAACGCGAATCTGATCTTTGTATCACATGTAAAGGTTGTTTGCGGCAGTCCCTGGGATTCGCTACCCATACAGTGTGTCCACACGGCCGTATGGCCGCGTACGTATAATTCTTCCTCCGTGCACAGGTATGGAGTTGATGCACCACCGGCAGCAAAGTTGTTGCGCCCCATTCTAATGGGCAGTTCGCGCAATCGGTAAAACTCAACCGGTTCATCCTCATCCAACGAGATGTTCACGTTTTGCAAGCGCTGTAGCAGTACAAAGTCTACTGGATGTCCGGTTAATGCGTGCTCGTCCTCTACGTTCGGCCCAGGATGATTTTCCACCACCTGACGGCCTCGTGGAAAGTATTCCTAAATcagaaacgaaacataaacatGAGTATTTAACTGTTTGATTACACAATTTGCATGAGTACACGTAATCGCAGTGTTACGCTCATACCAGCGGTTCCGTGGCGGTAAtcattgtttcctttttatcaTCCAGATTTGCAAACTTATCGGGCCGGCGGCGTCGACGACGGTGTTGATGATGGAAACATAACCAAACTCAAACCGACCGGGCAAACGAATGCAAACACGAATTGTATGTTAAATACGTATGAGAAATGCTTCCtcggtgaagaaaataagCAAAGAATTAAGGTAATACTGAACGGCAACAGCACATAAACAGCTAAAACAAACTAACGTAGATCACCAGATTGTGGACAGCGAACAAACGGTAGTGAAATTTAATTCTGAAATTGTACTGTGTAATTTTTTGACAGATAATCGATCAGTCTGTCGCCGTTTACACCAAAAGTGTATAAAACGACCTTTAttacaaaaccattttttaatCCTTATTTAGAAGAATCATACAATTTTGCagaaaatgatacaatttacGTGCTTTATACTGTTAGAAATTATGAAgatgatttaaattatttttttcacgcACGATGACGTTGGTCGTCACATTTGTTGATTGGGCAGCTTTATTCTGACTGAACGcagtgacagctgtcaaaacaTTATCTGTTGAAAATCCCGTGCAAAAGGTGAAGCTTCACGGCAAAAATACACAGCAAAATCAAGAAGCTGCACCGCTGAGCAGGGTTAAAAGTTTCGTTTTCAAGGGCCGTTAGCGATGGGGGCCGCATCCAGCAATCCGAGAACGCTGGTGGTGAACAACGACTCACCCGCCGGCCTCATCGATATCTCCGATGATGTAGTACAGCGGCTCAAGAGTGGCCTTCCGTCCAAGACGCAAGGTGAGTACGGATACCATTGGTGCATTCTACCCTTGCAATTCGCCAAATGCTTTGCATCGGGATCGatctgcacaaaaaaaacggacccTCCTCCTCCTTTCCTGCGCTTCTTTCCGGGCTGCCTGATCTGATGGTCATGCAAATGGAATATGCCGACGCGTTTCATTTCGTTCACTCGCTATCCCGATTATGCAACcgcaaaaagggggaaaaaacctcGCTGTCACCTGTGCCCCCGGCTGGAAGGTGCATCGAAAGCGATAAAGGCGATGCAGGCGATTAACATGAATTTTCTGCATCAATCAACCACCAGGTCGGAATGCGGACGCCCAGCAacgccaacagcagcagcagggtaGTGATGAGAGCAGTGCGCCACCGGTTCGTGGCCCAAGCTCCTACCCAAATCCGCCGGTTCCACCGTCCACAGTGTTTCAGGGTGAACTTCCGTTTACCTCGATGCAGGTACTGCAGGAGAAGGAACGGGAGCTGCGTGAAAACGACGTTTACTGGACGCAACGGTTGAAGGCGCTTGAAGCGAACCTCGCCAAAACGAACCAAGTGCTGGAGAAGGAATACAGCGATGCGgtaaggcaacaaaaaagggaatccCATTTGTTTTCTATCCTTAAACTTGTATCATTGCTTCAGGTTGCTGACGTAAAGAAGCGATTCGCAACGACCGCcgttcagcagcagctgccaCCCTGCCAGGATCTGAAGGCGAAGGTAATCGCATGCTACCGACAAAATCCACACGAAACGTTGCGTTGCGCGGAAGAGGTAAAGCAGTTCACCGACTGTGTCAACCAGCATCGAATTCAACTGCTGCAGCAGCGTTCAGCGGCCGACAATGAAAAGAAGTAAAAGCCCGGCCGGAAGTAGGCAAAATACGCATCAACGCAGCACGTCACCCCAACACTAACCAACATAACCGCCAACGCGGTGATCCATCGATGCGATTAGGGTTCGAAACTCTTCACGTCGTCTTTGCTGCGTAATCGTTGCTTTGTGCCTCTTCCCTTACGAGTGTTTGTCTAGCGCGAATGTTGTCGATTCATTTATtcgtttgtaaatataaaatcaaaatcaaacgaTTTACCGGAAGaagggttctttttttttttcttcgttacaTTCCCGCATTCAATAATAATTATCTATTATTACTGCAAACAAGCGAGAGCTGACGACGTTTGCATTCAATACTGCAGTTCCTcgcacagttttgttttttacttagCTATGCCTTAACTCACGGTTAATTTatctatttgttttattattcaacttaaaaattatttgcagttaaaaagcacaaaaaggcaaaaggtTTGTGATAGCTACCAACTGCGAGAATGCTTGGAGATGTTTAAAAAGACGTATATGTTTTGTTCAGCAAGCGATACCATTACAAATGAGCTTTTAGGCAAAGGGACGTtaggaaattattaaaaattaataaagagTAAAGAAGTTATGATTAACAAGAAATTTAGTTCAATTAGTACAATTCatagaaaaaacacaattactTTTTCTACATACCATTTGATTTAAAACTCAAAGAAAATCAGTTTCATCTACTATTCGCACTCAAAAATTTCGATTAAAAGTTACTCAAATTGTTTGCAATGGTTTAATTTGTTGGTTATTTGCTACTCAACTCCATTAAATTTCAAAGCTTTTTTAccaatattttctttgcaaCCAAAGTGTGATTCGTAATGTTTCTCTGTGTTCTTTATATTAGCGAATTGATTTTGCTGATACCTAGTACAATCTTCATAGCACTAGCTATGCTAAACAGATTGGGCTATCTCCTCAAACCTATGTTTTAGTTCAAATGGCAAAgctatatttaatttttttcaacgtAAATActtcataaaaattaatgcaGTTGCAAGGGAGACTGAGCTTTACAAGATAGCTGGGTTGAAAGTTTAAGGGGAATTCCCTTGGAAATCGTAAACTTTACAAAAATAGTATACAAAATCCCCTCAAAAAAACAGTGGCTCTAAAACGATTacttattaataaataaatggcaaaccaataaaaaaattgaagaacatTTATCGGTTGCAATTCTACGATTAAAACGTTGTAGCTGATTGATAGCAATACAActgttcaataaaaaaaattacaccatggaaaaaatcaataatagttattttcttgtttatttaACTGCTGTCTTAAAACTTAATCACATTATTTAAGCGATACCACTGTCGTCTGCATTCAATGAGAGTTGTTTGGTAAGCTACTAAGCCGGCAACGAATTGGTTTTTGCGGTAACGC is part of the Anopheles funestus chromosome X, idAnoFuneDA-416_04, whole genome shotgun sequence genome and encodes:
- the LOC125761807 gene encoding uncharacterized protein LOC125761807, which gives rise to MGAASSNPRTLVVNNDSPAGLIDISDDVVQRLKSGLPSKTQGRNADAQQRQQQQQGSDESSAPPVRGPSSYPNPPVPPSTVFQGELPFTSMQVLQEKERELRENDVYWTQRLKALEANLAKTNQVLEKEYSDAVADVKKRFATTAVQQQLPPCQDLKAKVIACYRQNPHETLRCAEEVKQFTDCVNQHRIQLLQQRSAADNEKK